From Draconibacterium halophilum, one genomic window encodes:
- a CDS encoding MATE family efflux transporter gives MSLQQLKDIDFKELWVDVKEAIGGTERDFTKSSLGKAIFILAIPMVLEMIMESVFAVVDIFFVSKLGADAVATVGLTESVMTIVYAIGIGLSVATTALVSRRIGEKNKKQAGVVAFQSMLVGFIFSVCIAIPGVLFAADFLKLMGATDTMAEEGYLFPAIMFGGNAVIMLLFIINAVFRSSGDAAISMRVMWLANIINIILDPLLIFGYGPFPEMGLTGAAVATTIGRGLAVLYQFYLLFSGHHRIRLYWHSLKVRFNVMLKLVKISGGGILQNLIATSSWIFLVRIIAVSGPEALAGYTIAIRIIIFALLPAWGLSNAASTLVGQNLGANQPERAERSVWITGYVNMIFMGLMGIILAVFPEFWIKLFIGETAVIDNGTLALRVISIGFLFYALGMVLMQGFNGSGDTITPSKINFVSFWLFEIPLAYFLAIVLNMGLFGASLSIVIAESFLAITALYLFRKGKWKQRKV, from the coding sequence TTGTCTTTACAACAACTAAAAGACATCGATTTTAAAGAATTATGGGTCGATGTAAAAGAAGCAATTGGAGGTACCGAGCGAGATTTCACTAAAAGCAGCCTCGGCAAAGCTATTTTTATTCTGGCTATTCCTATGGTGCTGGAAATGATCATGGAATCCGTATTCGCCGTAGTTGATATCTTTTTTGTTTCGAAATTAGGCGCCGATGCTGTGGCAACGGTTGGACTCACCGAATCTGTAATGACCATTGTTTACGCCATTGGCATAGGACTTAGCGTAGCAACTACTGCACTTGTTTCAAGAAGAATTGGAGAGAAAAATAAAAAACAAGCCGGTGTTGTAGCTTTTCAGTCCATGCTGGTAGGCTTTATATTTTCAGTTTGTATTGCCATTCCCGGCGTTTTATTTGCCGCCGATTTTTTAAAACTAATGGGCGCAACTGATACGATGGCTGAGGAAGGTTACCTCTTCCCTGCCATCATGTTTGGCGGTAATGCCGTAATCATGCTGCTGTTTATTATTAACGCTGTTTTTCGTAGTTCCGGAGATGCAGCCATTTCCATGCGGGTGATGTGGCTGGCCAATATTATCAATATTATTCTCGACCCATTACTTATTTTTGGATACGGTCCTTTCCCTGAAATGGGACTGACAGGAGCAGCTGTTGCGACTACCATTGGTCGCGGATTGGCAGTATTGTACCAGTTTTATTTATTGTTTAGCGGACACCACCGAATAAGGCTTTACTGGCACAGTTTGAAAGTACGTTTTAATGTAATGTTGAAACTGGTGAAAATATCAGGTGGAGGAATATTGCAAAACCTTATTGCAACGTCGAGTTGGATTTTTCTCGTACGTATTATTGCTGTTTCCGGCCCGGAAGCACTTGCCGGCTATACCATTGCCATTCGTATAATAATTTTCGCGCTGCTTCCTGCATGGGGACTTAGCAATGCAGCATCAACACTTGTTGGGCAAAACCTTGGTGCCAATCAGCCCGAGCGTGCTGAACGATCAGTATGGATAACCGGCTATGTAAATATGATTTTTATGGGCCTTATGGGAATAATACTGGCTGTTTTCCCTGAGTTCTGGATAAAACTATTTATTGGCGAAACTGCCGTAATTGACAATGGTACACTGGCGCTGCGTGTGATTAGTATTGGTTTCCTGTTTTATGCGCTGGGAATGGTTTTGATGCAAGGTTTTAATGGCAGCGGCGATACTATTACCCCTTCAAAAATCAATTTTGTAAGCTTCTGGTTGTTCGAGATACCACTGGCCTATTTCCTGGCAATTGTGCTAAATATGGGCTTGTTTGGTGCCAGTTTGTCGATTGTAATAGCAGAATCTTTTTTGGCGATCACCGCATTGTATTTATTCCGAAAAGGAAAATGGAAACAACGAAAAGTGTAA
- the rsgA gene encoding ribosome small subunit-dependent GTPase A: MKKQLLPVSIENYIKENGISLNELARVITVHKERYIIQGGTSVFKAEITGNIRFAAQSGADFPTVGDWVRFTPMDDENAIILEIFPRFSKLERQAVGKHGDIQLIAANVDVAFIVQAVGHDYNPNRLERYLAVCYAGNIQPVLVLSKTDLIEESECKELLDDVKKRIKNIKTIALSNETKQGFDLLKKELEAFKTYCFLGSSGVGKSTIINHLLDKEVLETRSISESTSKGRHTTSHRELFVLENDSIVIDTPGMRELGVTDSSDALEMTFDAISELTSECKFSDCNHSNKTGCAVLAAIESGELSEEVYQNYMKLKREQEYFSSTVYEKRQRDKEFGKMIKLVLSEKKRSKPR; this comes from the coding sequence ATGAAAAAACAACTACTTCCTGTTTCGATTGAAAACTACATTAAGGAGAATGGAATTTCACTTAACGAGCTTGCGCGGGTTATAACAGTGCACAAGGAACGTTATATTATTCAGGGCGGTACTTCAGTATTTAAAGCCGAAATAACGGGTAATATCCGGTTTGCAGCGCAATCAGGTGCTGATTTCCCGACAGTTGGCGACTGGGTTCGCTTTACACCTATGGACGACGAGAATGCGATCATTCTTGAAATCTTTCCCCGATTCTCAAAACTCGAACGCCAGGCTGTTGGTAAGCATGGCGATATACAGCTTATTGCAGCCAATGTTGACGTGGCATTTATTGTACAAGCTGTTGGTCACGATTACAACCCGAATCGTTTAGAAAGATATCTGGCAGTTTGTTATGCCGGCAATATTCAACCGGTATTGGTCCTTTCAAAGACTGATTTAATTGAGGAAAGCGAATGTAAAGAACTACTCGACGATGTTAAAAAACGGATTAAGAATATTAAAACAATTGCTTTAAGCAACGAAACAAAACAAGGTTTTGATCTTTTGAAAAAGGAACTCGAAGCATTTAAAACCTATTGTTTTCTTGGCTCATCAGGCGTTGGTAAATCAACAATTATAAATCATCTGCTTGATAAGGAAGTTCTCGAAACACGTTCCATTAGCGAAAGTACCAGCAAAGGCAGGCATACAACCAGTCATCGTGAGTTGTTTGTTTTGGAGAATGATAGTATTGTAATTGACACACCGGGGATGCGCGAATTGGGAGTTACAGACTCATCCGATGCTTTAGAAATGACCTTTGATGCTATTTCTGAACTAACTTCAGAATGTAAATTTAGTGATTGCAACCACAGCAATAAAACGGGATGTGCAGTATTAGCAGCCATTGAAAGTGGCGAATTAAGTGAAGAAGTCTACCAAAATTACATGAAACTAAAACGCGAACAGGAGTATTTTAGCAGCACAGTGTACGAAAAACGGCAGCGTGATAAAGAGTTTGGAAAAATGATAAAATTGGTGCTAAGCGAAAAAAAGCGTTCAAAACCAAGATAG
- a CDS encoding DUF4199 domain-containing protein: MKKFAIEIKWAILFAVIQLVWMFGERIAGLHDENISKHAIVTNFFAIVAVVVYVVALLDKRKNSFNGKMTWIQGFISGLIITLGVTILTPLTQYLTIEVITPHYFENMIDYAVANGLKSQEEAEAYFNLRSYMIQSIIFAPVMGIVTSAIIAIFTRKK, encoded by the coding sequence ATGAAGAAATTTGCAATTGAAATTAAATGGGCCATTTTATTTGCCGTCATTCAGTTAGTGTGGATGTTTGGAGAAAGAATAGCCGGGCTTCACGATGAGAATATCTCAAAGCACGCCATTGTAACCAACTTCTTCGCCATTGTAGCAGTTGTTGTTTATGTAGTTGCTCTACTCGACAAACGAAAGAATTCTTTTAATGGAAAAATGACCTGGATTCAGGGGTTTATAAGCGGGTTAATCATTACTTTGGGTGTTACAATACTTACTCCTCTTACTCAATATCTAACTATTGAAGTTATCACACCGCATTATTTCGAGAATATGATTGACTATGCTGTTGCAAATGGTTTGAAATCTCAGGAAGAAGCTGAAGCTTACTTTAATCTAAGAAGTTATATGATACAAAGTATAATCTTCGCCCCTGTAATGGGAATAGTAACTTCGGCAATCATTGCAATTTTTACCCGGAAAAAATAA
- a CDS encoding DUF1801 domain-containing protein has protein sequence MQRSKTVQEYILNSQSRQDILMVLRDLLKSTELSETIKWGAPCYTVNGKNVIGLGVFKEHVAIWFFQGHC, from the coding sequence ATGCAGCGCTCAAAAACCGTACAAGAATATATTCTGAATTCCCAATCGAGGCAGGATATTTTAATGGTTCTCCGCGATTTGCTAAAATCCACTGAACTTTCAGAAACCATAAAATGGGGAGCTCCGTGTTACACTGTTAATGGAAAAAATGTTATCGGCCTTGGTGTTTTTAAAGAACACGTGGCTATTTGGTTCTTTCAGGGGCATTGTTAA
- a CDS encoding YdeI/OmpD-associated family protein, whose protein sequence is MVLSGALLKDEAKVLFNAQNDKTKALRQWRFVTVDDIDAEKIIAYANEAIANEKQNRRVKVNRNKKLIIPPELEEVLNQDNHLKLSFQEFSPGKQREFADYIAHAKQAKTKQSRLKKIIPMINQNIGLNDKYRNC, encoded by the coding sequence TTGGTTCTTTCAGGGGCATTGTTAAAAGACGAAGCAAAAGTACTTTTTAATGCACAAAACGATAAAACCAAAGCATTGCGGCAGTGGCGTTTTGTAACTGTCGACGATATTGATGCGGAAAAAATTATAGCCTATGCAAACGAAGCAATCGCCAATGAAAAGCAAAATAGAAGAGTTAAAGTCAACCGAAATAAAAAGCTAATCATTCCGCCCGAATTGGAAGAAGTCCTTAATCAGGATAATCATTTAAAGCTTTCATTTCAGGAATTCTCGCCGGGTAAACAACGCGAATTTGCTGATTATATCGCACATGCAAAACAGGCGAAAACCAAACAGTCGAGGTTGAAAAAGATCATTCCAATGATAAATCAAAACATTGGGTTAAACGATAAGTACCGGAATTGTTAA
- a CDS encoding DUF2891 domain-containing protein: MRLSITLLFLFMTNLLSAQNSKLTFDQKKVEYLYHFAYECIDQEYPNKTGHVLGDDSYLEPPRVMHPAFYGCFDWHSSVHGHWTLVKILTEFPDFEHRDEIIKKLKNNITAENILKEVAYFDDEHNNTYERTYGWAWLLKLDEALREWDDPVALELQANLSPLVNLLSGKFGEFLDKLIYPIRIGEHSNIAFGMSFAYDWAKKYNTALATKIERKAREYYSSDCDCPLTWEPGGFDFLSPCLQEASIMLKILPQKEFKQWLKTFLPKFEKHPDKFLEIAKVTDRSDGKLAHLDGLNFSRAWCLFEMGYALNNQKLVDFADTHFNYSFEKMDSGEYAGAHWLASFATYALEKSHNK; encoded by the coding sequence ATGCGATTATCGATTACACTACTATTTCTATTTATGACCAATCTGCTTTCTGCTCAAAATTCAAAACTTACGTTCGATCAAAAGAAAGTTGAATACCTGTATCATTTTGCCTACGAATGTATCGACCAGGAATATCCAAATAAAACCGGGCATGTGTTGGGTGATGACAGTTATCTGGAACCGCCACGTGTTATGCATCCTGCATTTTATGGGTGCTTCGACTGGCATTCTTCGGTGCACGGACATTGGACTTTGGTAAAGATTCTGACTGAATTTCCGGATTTTGAACACCGCGATGAGATTATAAAAAAACTAAAGAATAATATTACTGCTGAAAATATCCTGAAGGAAGTTGCCTATTTCGACGATGAACACAACAATACCTACGAACGGACTTATGGCTGGGCCTGGTTGCTAAAACTCGATGAAGCTTTGCGCGAATGGGATGATCCGGTAGCACTGGAATTGCAGGCGAACCTCTCGCCGCTGGTTAATCTGCTGTCGGGTAAATTTGGAGAATTCCTTGACAAGTTGATTTACCCCATTAGAATTGGCGAACACAGTAATATTGCTTTCGGAATGTCGTTTGCTTACGATTGGGCAAAAAAATACAATACTGCACTGGCAACTAAAATTGAAAGAAAAGCAAGAGAATATTACAGTTCTGATTGTGATTGCCCGCTAACCTGGGAGCCGGGTGGATTTGATTTTCTTTCGCCATGCTTACAGGAAGCATCGATCATGTTAAAAATACTACCTCAAAAAGAATTTAAACAGTGGCTTAAAACATTTCTGCCAAAGTTTGAAAAACACCCTGATAAATTCCTTGAAATTGCTAAAGTAACCGACCGAAGTGATGGTAAACTCGCTCACCTTGACGGCTTAAACTTTAGCCGTGCCTGGTGTTTGTTCGAAATGGGCTACGCCTTAAATAACCAAAAATTGGTAGATTTTGCAGATACCCATTTTAACTACAGTTTCGAAAAAATGGATTCCGGAGAATACGCCGGAGCGCATTGGCTGGCATCTTTTGCAACTTACGCATTAGAAAAAAGCCACAATAAATAG
- the rplT gene encoding 50S ribosomal protein L20, protein MPRSVNHVASRARRKKLLKKTRGYFGSRSNVWTVAKNTWEKGQQFAYRDRKVKKRTFRALWIQRINAATRLEGMSYSQFMGLLKKNDIEINRKVLADLAMNQPEAFKAIVEKVK, encoded by the coding sequence ATGCCAAGAAGTGTAAATCATGTAGCATCACGCGCCCGAAGAAAAAAATTACTGAAAAAAACTAGAGGTTATTTCGGTTCGCGTAGTAACGTTTGGACGGTTGCAAAAAATACCTGGGAAAAAGGTCAACAGTTTGCGTACCGCGATAGAAAAGTAAAAAAGAGAACATTCCGTGCATTGTGGATTCAGCGTATTAATGCTGCCACGCGATTGGAAGGAATGTCGTATTCACAATTCATGGGATTGTTAAAAAAGAACGACATTGAAATTAACAGGAAAGTACTTGCCGATTTGGCCATGAACCAACCTGAGGCGTTCAAAGCAATCGTTGAAAAAGTAAAATAA
- the rpmI gene encoding 50S ribosomal protein L35: MPKMKTNSGAKKRFRITGSGKIKRKHAYKSHILTKKSKKRKRNLTYWTTIDKTNESNVKLLLCMK; encoded by the coding sequence ATGCCAAAAATGAAAACGAATTCCGGTGCTAAAAAGCGTTTTAGAATAACCGGAAGTGGTAAAATTAAAAGGAAGCACGCCTACAAAAGTCATATTTTGACTAAAAAAAGTAAAAAGCGTAAGCGTAATTTGACTTATTGGACAACTATCGATAAGACAAATGAAAGCAACGTAAAACTTTTGTTGTGCATGAAGTAA
- the infC gene encoding translation initiation factor IF-3 — MIAIKRRGPRRKFQPRREQEPQHRINHKIRVPQIRLVGENIENPGVYPLRDALKIADGLELDLVEISPKADPPVCKIIDYSKFLYQQKKKQKEMKAKTTKVVVKEIRFGPQTDEHDFQFKLRHAEKFLQDGAKVKAFVFFKGRSILFKDQGEILLLRLATELEEWGTVEQMPKLEGKRMTMFISPKKK; from the coding sequence ATTATAGCTATTAAAAGAAGAGGTCCGAGAAGAAAATTCCAGCCACGAAGAGAGCAGGAACCGCAACACCGGATTAACCACAAGATCAGGGTGCCACAAATTCGTTTAGTGGGAGAGAATATTGAAAATCCAGGAGTTTATCCATTACGAGACGCATTAAAAATTGCCGACGGATTGGAATTGGATTTAGTAGAAATTTCACCAAAAGCTGATCCACCGGTTTGTAAAATTATTGATTACTCGAAGTTTCTTTATCAGCAGAAAAAGAAACAAAAGGAGATGAAAGCAAAAACCACAAAGGTTGTGGTAAAAGAAATACGTTTTGGTCCGCAAACTGATGAGCACGATTTTCAGTTTAAACTAAGACATGCTGAAAAATTCCTTCAGGACGGAGCAAAAGTGAAAGCGTTTGTATTCTTTAAAGGACGGTCGATCTTATTTAAAGACCAGGGCGAAATTCTATTGCTGAGATTGGCAACAGAACTTGAAGAATGGGGAACCGTTGAGCAAATGCCAAAACTGGAAGGAAAGAGAATGACAATGTTTATTTCACCTAAAAAGAAATAA
- the thrS gene encoding threonine--tRNA ligase, with protein sequence MIKITLPDNSVREFAEPVSGLEIAKSISNRLAKDVLSISVDGDVWDLSRKIDRNASIKLHTWDDREGKETFWHSSAHLMAEAIEVFYPGTKFGIGPTVETGFYYDIDLPDGKVLSEKDLQKIEQKMLELARQKNNIVRSEISKEDALDMFTNKNDELKQELISELEDGTITLYNQGNFTDLCRGPHLPNTSYIKAIKLTAIAGAYWRGDEKNKMLTRVYGVTFPKAKMLTEYLEMLEEAKKRDHRKIGKEMQLFMFSESVGQGLPLWLPKGAQLREQLENFLKKVQKKYGYDQVMTPHIGDVKLYKTSGHYQKYGQDSFQPISTPAEGEEYLLKPMNCPHHCEIYKAWPRSYKDLPVRMAEFGTVYRYEQSGELHGLTRVRSFTQDDAHIFCRPDQLKDEFKKVIDIIFIIFKALNFENYTAQISLRDPEKPEKYIGSPENWDKAEEAIIEACEEKGLNTVTELGEAAFYGPKLDFMIKDALGRSWQLGTIQVDYNLPERFELEYIGADDNRHRPVMIHRAPFGSMERFVAVLIEHTAGKFPLWLTPEQVVVLPISEKYNDYAKKVSEFLNISDIRTVVDDRNEKIGRKIRDNELKRIPYLLIVGEKEAESDSVAVRRQGEGDKGIMTMEEFAEFINKEVRDQLSGLYN encoded by the coding sequence ATGATAAAAATTACACTTCCTGACAACAGTGTACGCGAGTTTGCAGAGCCTGTTAGTGGTTTAGAGATTGCCAAATCGATCTCGAACCGCCTGGCAAAAGATGTGCTGTCGATTTCGGTTGATGGCGATGTTTGGGATTTGTCGCGGAAAATTGATCGCAATGCCAGCATCAAACTGCACACGTGGGACGACAGAGAAGGTAAAGAAACTTTTTGGCACTCTTCAGCGCACCTAATGGCTGAAGCTATTGAAGTTTTTTACCCGGGTACTAAATTTGGTATTGGTCCAACTGTTGAAACAGGATTTTATTACGATATCGATCTACCTGACGGAAAAGTTCTTTCTGAAAAAGACTTGCAAAAAATCGAGCAAAAAATGCTTGAATTGGCGCGTCAGAAAAATAATATTGTGCGCTCCGAAATTTCGAAAGAAGATGCTTTGGACATGTTCACTAACAAAAACGATGAGCTGAAACAGGAGTTGATTAGTGAATTGGAAGACGGAACTATAACTTTGTACAACCAGGGGAATTTTACCGATTTGTGCCGCGGGCCACACTTGCCAAATACCAGTTATATTAAAGCTATTAAATTAACGGCTATTGCAGGTGCATATTGGCGTGGCGACGAAAAAAATAAAATGCTTACCCGTGTTTACGGTGTTACTTTTCCAAAAGCAAAAATGCTTACGGAATACCTGGAAATGCTGGAGGAAGCAAAAAAACGCGACCACCGAAAAATTGGTAAGGAAATGCAATTGTTTATGTTCTCAGAATCTGTAGGACAAGGACTTCCTCTGTGGTTGCCAAAAGGTGCACAATTGCGGGAGCAACTGGAGAATTTCCTGAAAAAAGTGCAAAAGAAATATGGTTACGACCAGGTGATGACACCGCATATTGGCGATGTAAAGTTATACAAAACGTCAGGTCACTACCAAAAATACGGACAAGATTCTTTTCAGCCGATAAGTACACCGGCAGAAGGAGAGGAGTACTTACTGAAGCCGATGAACTGCCCGCACCACTGCGAAATTTACAAAGCATGGCCCCGTTCGTACAAAGACCTTCCGGTGCGTATGGCCGAGTTTGGTACTGTTTACCGTTATGAACAAAGTGGCGAGTTGCACGGTTTAACTCGTGTACGCAGTTTTACGCAGGACGATGCACATATTTTCTGTCGTCCGGATCAATTGAAAGATGAGTTTAAGAAAGTAATCGATATTATATTTATCATTTTCAAAGCATTAAACTTTGAAAATTATACAGCGCAAATTTCGTTGCGCGATCCCGAAAAACCCGAAAAGTACATCGGGTCGCCCGAAAACTGGGACAAAGCAGAAGAGGCAATTATTGAAGCTTGCGAAGAAAAAGGATTGAATACGGTTACCGAATTGGGAGAAGCTGCATTTTACGGCCCAAAACTCGATTTTATGATTAAAGATGCATTGGGGCGAAGCTGGCAGTTAGGAACTATTCAGGTTGATTATAACCTTCCGGAACGTTTCGAACTGGAATATATTGGTGCCGATGATAACCGTCATCGCCCGGTAATGATCCACCGCGCACCTTTCGGATCGATGGAACGTTTTGTGGCTGTGTTAATTGAGCACACAGCAGGTAAGTTCCCGCTGTGGCTAACACCAGAGCAAGTGGTAGTATTACCTATCAGTGAAAAGTATAACGATTATGCTAAAAAAGTTTCAGAATTTCTAAATATTTCCGATATTCGCACCGTTGTTGATGATCGTAACGAAAAGATTGGTAGGAAGATACGAGACAACGAATTAAAACGAATTCCTTATCTGTTGATTGTAGGAGAAAAAGAAGCAGAGTCGGATTCCGTTGCTGTGCGCCGACAAGGCGAAGGCGACAAAGGAATAATGACAATGGAGGAGTTCGCAGAATTTATTAATAAAGAAGTAAGAGATCAATTATCAGGATTGTATAACTAA
- a CDS encoding chorismate mutase: protein MEFKDPDNCQSLEEIRQEIDKIDEHIILLFAERHKYVEAIVRFKNDKNAIIAQERKDAVIQLRRKWAESKGLNADVFEQIYTLLVESNINHEMELLKEKK, encoded by the coding sequence ATGGAGTTCAAAGATCCGGATAACTGTCAGTCTCTTGAGGAAATACGACAGGAGATTGATAAAATTGATGAGCACATAATTTTGCTTTTTGCCGAAAGACACAAATATGTTGAAGCAATTGTTCGTTTTAAAAACGACAAAAATGCAATTATTGCACAGGAACGAAAAGATGCAGTAATTCAACTACGCCGAAAGTGGGCAGAATCGAAGGGATTAAATGCCGACGTTTTTGAGCAGATTTACACCCTTTTGGTTGAAAGCAACATTAATCATGAAATGGAATTATTAAAGGAAAAAAAATAA